A genome region from Halarchaeum grantii includes the following:
- a CDS encoding hydantoinase/oxoprolinase family protein, with protein MSDRERIDAGDAPPSSAGEAHVGVDVGGTFTDVALHAGDALVTAKVPSTADQSVGVVEGIEAACERAGIDPRTIDAFTHAMTVSTNALLEGDGARTALVTTEGFRDVLELGRQDRPALYDLDAEKPAPLVPRRRRFTVAERATPDGIEARVADADVRALADDIRATDAESVAVSLLHAYRHLENERRVAAVLREELDVPVSASHEVLAEFREYERTATTAADAYVTPAIDAYLGRLTERAVERGVPNPRVMQSNGGIASASSAREHAVTTALSGPAAGVVGAAATASDAVDAAGLVTFDMGGTSSDVSLVRDGDAERTTDADIAGHPIGTPMVDVTTVGAGGGSVAWVDDGGALRVGPRSAGADPGPACYGHGGTEPTVTDANVVLGYIGADAALGGDLDLDAAAACDALERLADDAGLGSAREAARGVYRVANANMTRAVRRVTVERGHDPRAFALVAFGGAGPMHAAALAADLDVDAVVVPRASGVLSAYGLLAADERHDAARTHRTALADADADAVRAAYAELRESVLADVDDPEAARLTYAADCRYAGQSFEQTVSVHDFDPEAVARRFHDAHERAHGYRLDDPVELVTLRASATVERPTPTAAYDAAGDAVTGSREAVFDGAVRETTVYDRERLAPGTSLAGPAVLDGRESTVVVPPAWDGAVRPDGTVVLERGARE; from the coding sequence ATGAGCGACAGGGAGCGCATCGACGCCGGGGACGCCCCTCCGTCTTCGGCCGGCGAAGCGCACGTCGGCGTGGACGTCGGGGGCACCTTCACCGACGTCGCCCTCCACGCGGGCGACGCGCTCGTCACCGCGAAAGTCCCGAGCACCGCCGACCAGAGCGTCGGCGTCGTCGAGGGCATCGAGGCGGCCTGCGAGCGCGCCGGCATCGACCCGCGAACGATCGACGCGTTCACGCACGCGATGACCGTCTCCACGAACGCCCTCCTCGAAGGCGACGGCGCGCGGACCGCGCTCGTCACCACCGAGGGCTTCCGGGACGTCCTCGAACTCGGGCGGCAGGACCGACCCGCGCTCTACGACCTCGACGCGGAGAAACCCGCCCCGCTCGTCCCGCGACGCCGGCGCTTCACCGTCGCGGAGCGCGCCACCCCCGACGGCATCGAGGCGCGCGTCGCCGACGCGGACGTGCGCGCGCTCGCCGACGACATCCGCGCCACCGACGCCGAGAGCGTCGCCGTCTCCCTCCTCCACGCCTACCGCCACCTGGAAAACGAGCGCCGCGTCGCCGCCGTCCTCCGCGAGGAACTCGACGTGCCGGTCTCGGCGTCCCACGAGGTGCTCGCGGAGTTCCGCGAGTACGAGCGCACCGCGACGACCGCCGCCGACGCCTACGTCACGCCCGCCATCGACGCCTACCTCGGCCGCCTCACCGAGCGCGCCGTCGAGCGCGGCGTCCCGAACCCACGGGTGATGCAGTCGAACGGCGGCATCGCGAGCGCGTCGAGCGCCCGCGAGCACGCCGTGACGACCGCACTCTCCGGGCCGGCGGCGGGCGTCGTCGGCGCGGCCGCCACCGCCTCCGACGCCGTCGACGCGGCCGGCCTCGTCACCTTCGACATGGGCGGGACGTCGAGCGACGTCTCGCTCGTTCGCGACGGCGACGCCGAACGCACCACCGACGCCGACATCGCCGGCCATCCCATCGGCACGCCCATGGTGGACGTGACGACGGTCGGCGCGGGCGGGGGCTCCGTCGCGTGGGTCGACGACGGCGGCGCGCTCCGCGTCGGCCCGCGCTCGGCGGGCGCCGACCCCGGGCCCGCCTGCTACGGCCACGGCGGCACCGAACCCACGGTGACGGACGCGAACGTCGTCCTCGGGTATATCGGCGCTGACGCCGCGCTCGGCGGCGACCTCGATTTGGACGCGGCCGCCGCGTGCGACGCCCTCGAACGCCTCGCCGACGACGCCGGTCTGGGGAGCGCGCGCGAGGCCGCCCGCGGCGTCTACCGGGTCGCGAACGCGAACATGACGCGCGCGGTCCGCCGCGTCACCGTCGAGCGCGGCCACGACCCACGGGCGTTCGCGCTCGTCGCCTTCGGCGGCGCCGGCCCGATGCACGCCGCCGCGCTCGCCGCCGACCTCGACGTGGACGCCGTCGTCGTCCCGCGCGCCTCGGGCGTGCTCTCCGCGTACGGCCTCCTCGCCGCCGACGAGCGCCACGACGCCGCGCGCACACACCGCACCGCGCTCGCCGACGCCGACGCGGACGCCGTCCGCGCCGCCTACGCGGAGCTCCGGGAGTCCGTGCTCGCCGACGTCGACGACCCCGAGGCCGCGCGCCTCACCTACGCGGCGGACTGCCGCTACGCCGGGCAGAGCTTCGAGCAGACCGTTTCTGTCCATGACTTCGACCCGGAGGCGGTCGCGCGGCGCTTCCACGACGCCCACGAGCGCGCGCACGGCTATCGCCTTGATGACCCCGTCGAGCTCGTGACGCTGCGCGCGAGCGCCACCGTCGAGCGCCCGACGCCGACCGCCGCCTACGACGCCGCCGGCGACGCCGTCACCGGGAGTCGAGAGGCGGTCTTCGACGGCGCCGTCCGCGAGACGACGGTCTACGACCGCGAGCGCCTCGCGCCCGGGACGTCGCTCGCCGGCCCCGCCGTCCTCGACGGCCGCGAGAGCACCGTCGTCGTCCCGCCCGCGTGGGACGGCGCGGTGCGCCCGGACGGCACCGTCGTCCTCGAGCGGGGTGCGCGCGAATGA
- a CDS encoding hydantoinase B/oxoprolinase family protein: MTGPDIDAVTLEVVRNQLESLAEEMGQVLIRGAYSPNIKEREDCSTALFDASGRLVAQAEHIPVHLGAMPASVAAIRERDPEPGDVFVLNDPFAGGTHLPDVTMVSPIGADPDARGDGSEGILGYAVSRAHHADVGGATPGSMPAGAREIFGEGLRVPPTRLVTDGDVVEDVMGLLLANVRNPEERRADFRAQLAANDRGAERLRDLVAEHSRPKIEAAFDAVIDYSRERVEAELRDLPDGTYRASDVLEGDGRSEDDVPIAVTVTVDGASVTVDFDGTAAQVAGNVNAPLAVAESAVYFVLRCLTDPEIPPNQGCYDPVTVDAPRGCLLNPEPPAAVVGGNVETSQRVTDVVFAALADAAPERVPAQGQGTMNNLTIGSRDDGFAYYETLGGGAGARPTGDGLDGVQVGMTNTLNTPIEALESEYPLRVDEYALRPDSGGDGRHRGGLGVVRTVTVEADATVSLLTERRRVAPRGVAGGADGATGENRIDGERVPAKVVRDVAAGTTVSIRTPGGGGHGPPADRDPAARAADDADGKTGDDD, encoded by the coding sequence ATGACGGGTCCCGACATCGACGCCGTCACCCTCGAAGTCGTCCGCAACCAGCTCGAGAGCCTCGCCGAGGAGATGGGCCAGGTGTTGATTCGGGGCGCCTACTCGCCGAACATCAAGGAGCGCGAGGACTGCTCGACCGCGCTCTTCGACGCCTCGGGGCGACTCGTCGCGCAGGCCGAGCACATCCCCGTCCACCTCGGCGCGATGCCGGCGTCCGTCGCCGCCATCCGCGAGCGCGACCCGGAACCCGGCGACGTCTTCGTCCTCAACGACCCGTTCGCGGGCGGCACCCACCTCCCGGACGTGACGATGGTGTCGCCCATCGGCGCCGACCCCGACGCTCGCGGCGACGGGAGCGAGGGGATCCTCGGCTACGCGGTCTCGCGCGCCCACCACGCGGACGTCGGCGGCGCGACGCCGGGGAGCATGCCCGCCGGCGCGCGCGAGATATTCGGGGAGGGCTTGCGCGTCCCGCCGACGCGCCTCGTGACGGACGGCGACGTCGTCGAGGACGTGATGGGGCTCCTGCTCGCGAACGTCCGGAACCCCGAGGAGCGCCGCGCCGACTTCCGCGCGCAACTCGCCGCGAACGACCGGGGTGCCGAGCGCCTGCGCGACCTCGTCGCCGAGCACAGTCGCCCGAAGATTGAGGCCGCCTTCGACGCCGTCATCGACTACTCGCGCGAGCGCGTCGAAGCCGAACTCCGCGACCTCCCGGACGGCACCTATCGTGCGAGCGACGTCCTCGAGGGCGACGGCCGGAGCGAGGACGACGTTCCGATAGCCGTCACCGTCACGGTCGACGGCGCGTCCGTGACGGTGGACTTCGACGGCACCGCCGCGCAGGTCGCCGGGAACGTGAACGCGCCGCTCGCCGTCGCCGAAAGCGCGGTGTACTTCGTCCTTCGGTGTCTCACCGACCCCGAGATACCGCCGAACCAGGGCTGTTACGACCCGGTCACCGTCGACGCGCCGCGCGGGTGCCTGCTCAATCCCGAGCCGCCGGCGGCCGTCGTCGGCGGGAACGTCGAGACGAGCCAGCGCGTCACCGACGTCGTCTTCGCCGCGCTCGCGGACGCCGCCCCCGAGCGCGTCCCCGCGCAGGGCCAGGGGACGATGAACAACCTCACCATCGGGAGCCGCGACGACGGCTTCGCCTACTACGAGACGCTCGGCGGCGGCGCGGGCGCCCGCCCGACCGGTGACGGCCTCGACGGCGTGCAGGTCGGGATGACGAACACGCTCAACACGCCCATCGAGGCCCTCGAGTCCGAGTATCCCCTCCGCGTCGACGAGTACGCGCTCCGCCCGGACAGCGGCGGCGACGGCCGCCACCGAGGCGGCCTCGGTGTCGTTCGCACCGTCACCGTCGAGGCCGACGCCACCGTCTCGCTCCTCACCGAACGCCGCCGCGTCGCCCCGCGCGGCGTCGCCGGCGGCGCGGACGGCGCGACCGGTGAGAACCGCATCGACGGCGAGCGCGTCCCCGCGAAGGTCGTCCGCGACGTCGCGGCCGGCACCACCGTGTCGATTCGGACGCCCGGCGGCGGCGGCCACGGCCCGCCCGCCGACCGCGACCCCGCCGCGCGCGCCGCCGACGACGCGGACGGCAAGACCGGCGACGACGACTGA
- a CDS encoding DUF6653 family protein encodes MFDAATDAFWERHANPKSGWSRVLLGPLLLLAASRRDPRLLLAAIAALVLNPVAFARADTADADSWMTRGVHAERWWLARGGGALGLGWPNVLNVLNVPAFAYALYAAYTRRSARALLAYAVSMALKFAWIEAIARRYDRREREA; translated from the coding sequence ATGTTCGACGCCGCCACCGATGCGTTCTGGGAGCGCCACGCGAACCCGAAGAGCGGGTGGTCGCGCGTCCTCCTCGGCCCGCTCCTCCTGCTCGCCGCCTCCCGGCGCGACCCCCGCCTCCTGCTCGCGGCTATCGCCGCGCTCGTCCTCAACCCGGTCGCGTTCGCGCGCGCCGACACCGCCGACGCGGACAGTTGGATGACGCGCGGCGTCCACGCCGAGCGCTGGTGGCTCGCACGCGGCGGGGGCGCGCTCGGTCTCGGGTGGCCGAACGTCCTCAACGTGCTGAACGTTCCGGCGTTCGCCTACGCGCTCTACGCCGCCTACACCCGGCGGAGCGCTCGCGCACTCCTCGCGTACGCCGTCTCGATGGCGCTCAAGTTCGCGTGGATCGAGGCCATCGCGCGCCGCTACGACCGCCGCGAGCGCGAGGCATAA
- a CDS encoding PGF-pre-PGF domain-containing protein yields the protein MSHNADTARRTIGVFLVLLVVASPVASGVTLAASGGGAGGSTAALSTPAGYGDVSDTETYALTNDTNVWERSVFPLRTDTGTADHVSSGPGISLKKGGSVSGALNKDLAFYDAGETVPVTFDLSRVGMDTGAFYGDTGQLVALRLPQNASMPTTPTALRTLLSNESDAEASMVASNVTFPDGVASFDFTPTKPGQYALVLATPESGASGYSVDSGTLEQNGTVTVVGFDSLMVQNHRSTVSTPDDATVGSNVTFGVDANTAPAPNTTQMVVLYDNETFMLSQSTVNVTDLTGDVNASVETGISEVNGDFRVVGSPSALGMNATEQRVSYPVSAQALFDFLAENRDFGENTTVTNGTDAVPLNATGTLAEMNASGTVNVSVPGDWSAGDYHWLHVSSAADGADVSSSQGSLTLREGVDLNVSANATSVVRGSDVAFTVTRADTGEGVNATLTIDGATYETDATGTYVHTFESGGTYTVSATRANTDTTVFASDETTVDVAASAIAVSNLSAPSVVLQNETFAVNATLRNTGDAEGTRTVNLTVNGTVVESATRTLGPGENATVSFDHAFGSGERGPVTLGVGEASADVRVDAPATFEYASLSVLPTTVAANETVNASVTVRNTGDRDGNTTVTLTANGTAIDNATRTLGAGNETTVDFSTAFESPDTYAVSAGGLPARTVTVLEPATFTYSNLTVTPDTVDAGASASVSVTVSNTGGIGGIDTVTLSEGGQNVTNASVYVDAGASETVTFERVYTEPGTQTLGVGDRTTTLNVTAVDAVPPSVVLAEPSTGDVAYGATLSFRVRDETTNVTDVTVNATTSNGTVERVDLLDATDATNDTTVAVDTDGWHEGDATVNVTAVDAEGNAVTKTYRFDLVSAPAFTGVSPTTESGETPTVTVTYADDGPAPEHAESGINASSATLSVDGTPVDFDATSATEASVTLDALASGTHSLKAVVSDDAGHTSARTWTLDVDADAPTVNVTPRNAVVSDGSPFEAAVVANDLALANATVVYANETAVVHTENVTDRARLTGGTVTTTWDGRSDGAFVADGTYTVTVNASDAYGHTATANTILRVDTTGPTVTDAAVTPTATNATGTVTANATFADPANVTSATYVLRKTGTGVRVSNTTTGDVASATFDASDFVVDGDYRLTVVAVDDAANRNSTATDATVTVDSTPPELAASVTKNGSNGTVTVATPSGENVSNLSGTVAHDGGTTELTNFTTIGDGSYNATFNATDGGVYDVTVSGKDKAGNVGHASASAEIRTVSEQSNVTVYLEDSGIVAELNLTTTVDQGFYSMSGSDRPSQKLPSNASSVSTLVGQVSQSIEGNITTGSTVAFPATGAVNANGGNSFTVQYYDARDESWKRQDTTRVENYNVTDGNGNEVVNDTYWVANVSHFSTYTGSVEDNTPPTIGFESLNAPANATSAWVNATITDDSGVNASTVTLAWNGGDVTGEASVTETPDGNATVAYEATGLEPGASYDVTVSANDTKANANTTNATFTVDPDTVEPTATIDSPTDHEAFPAGTESVDLNATFGDADSGVADVNATLDGTPLTGANFTAGTFNATVSPGTGEHTFALAVTDRAGNVTETSATFTVREDTAGPVVDVTSPSEKTYENDTTSVPLIANATDIASGVDSVTVLVDGTDVTADANTTDYTNVTADIAVTPGSTHAVNVSATDDAGNTNWTNVTFDVAPDEGAPTVDITPADGTTLSSSTTSVNATVAYSDDLSAIDPTDVTLQVDGTNVNANADAMLTAKNSTRANVTVSNLSTGSQHSIIATVTDAAGNTETVSATLSVADGPYLRVTRGGLSAATLDAGDTLTAGENVTITADVANVGDEPGERDITLQQNDTVVAAQTVTLNAGATTTLAFERTLGTPGTYAFAVGETSAGTVSADANYSVIGSVNATSLTEGDGVTVTVTGTNELASAQTVSVTVAVPNASLSTPVSLDLPASGQNSTTVAFSTLPAGTHDVLVGGQVVDTLDVAAASDGSTPGAPDESDDTTDESDNSADDDDDSTPAPPVNEPTVTRTVNAGAVTVDVTNVPDNGTVDVPANTTGTNPNATLSGFNIGLNGTTDTTFTMSNDTGSTPALDAGDPISYFNISHEVAEEDIATVSFTFTVTASELDARGLSTSQVALYRHHDGAWNALETSFVSRDGDTLTFEATSPGLSVYAVGGSPAEFAVTDATVDTTESSTGESVTVRATVENTGGSAGEYTVPLVVDGATVDERTVSLDANEETTVAFEHAFESTGSHSVAVDDADAGSVSVSEGSNAQQGSTTTPVSSQGDLPVVPIVVMLVVIALLVVGLYVYREDQR from the coding sequence ATGAGCCACAACGCTGATACCGCCAGGAGGACAATTGGGGTCTTCCTCGTCCTCCTGGTCGTCGCCTCCCCCGTCGCGTCGGGTGTCACCCTCGCGGCGAGTGGTGGCGGAGCGGGCGGCAGCACCGCTGCCCTCTCCACACCGGCGGGATACGGCGACGTCTCGGATACCGAGACGTACGCACTGACGAACGACACGAACGTCTGGGAACGCTCGGTCTTCCCGCTTCGAACCGACACCGGCACCGCGGACCACGTCTCCTCGGGGCCCGGAATCTCCCTCAAGAAGGGAGGCTCAGTCTCCGGCGCACTGAACAAGGACCTCGCGTTCTACGACGCCGGCGAGACGGTTCCGGTCACCTTCGACCTCTCGCGCGTCGGGATGGATACAGGCGCGTTCTACGGTGACACCGGTCAGCTCGTCGCGCTCCGCCTCCCGCAGAACGCGTCGATGCCGACGACTCCCACGGCGCTCCGGACGCTCCTCTCGAACGAGTCGGACGCCGAGGCATCGATGGTCGCGTCGAACGTCACGTTCCCGGACGGCGTGGCGTCCTTCGACTTCACGCCGACGAAGCCCGGCCAGTACGCGCTCGTCCTCGCCACGCCTGAATCCGGCGCGAGCGGGTACAGCGTCGATAGCGGCACCCTCGAGCAGAACGGCACGGTCACGGTCGTCGGCTTCGACTCGCTGATGGTCCAGAACCACCGTTCGACGGTCTCCACGCCCGACGACGCGACGGTCGGTTCGAACGTCACCTTCGGCGTGGACGCGAACACCGCGCCCGCGCCGAACACCACCCAGATGGTGGTCCTCTACGACAACGAGACTTTCATGCTCTCGCAGTCCACGGTCAACGTCACCGACCTCACGGGCGACGTGAACGCGAGCGTCGAAACCGGGATCTCCGAGGTGAACGGCGACTTCCGCGTCGTCGGGTCGCCGAGCGCACTCGGGATGAACGCCACGGAGCAGCGCGTCTCCTACCCCGTGAGCGCGCAGGCGCTCTTCGACTTCCTCGCCGAGAACCGCGACTTCGGCGAGAACACGACGGTGACGAACGGCACCGACGCCGTCCCGCTGAACGCCACCGGCACGCTCGCGGAGATGAACGCGAGCGGGACGGTGAACGTCTCCGTGCCCGGTGACTGGTCGGCCGGCGACTACCACTGGCTCCACGTGAGCTCCGCCGCCGACGGCGCGGACGTCTCGAGCTCGCAGGGCTCGCTCACGCTCCGCGAGGGCGTCGACCTGAACGTCAGCGCGAACGCCACATCCGTCGTGCGCGGCAGCGACGTCGCGTTCACCGTCACGCGTGCCGATACCGGCGAGGGCGTGAACGCGACCCTCACCATCGACGGCGCGACGTACGAGACGGACGCGACCGGCACCTACGTCCACACCTTCGAGTCGGGCGGCACCTACACCGTGAGCGCGACGCGCGCGAACACGGACACGACGGTCTTCGCGTCCGACGAGACGACCGTGGACGTCGCGGCGTCCGCGATCGCCGTCTCGAACCTCAGCGCGCCGAGCGTCGTCCTCCAGAACGAGACGTTCGCGGTGAACGCGACGCTCCGGAACACCGGTGACGCCGAGGGCACCCGAACGGTGAACCTCACCGTCAACGGCACCGTCGTCGAGAGCGCGACGCGGACGCTCGGCCCCGGCGAGAACGCGACCGTCTCCTTCGACCACGCCTTCGGTAGCGGCGAGCGCGGGCCCGTCACGCTCGGCGTCGGCGAGGCGTCCGCCGACGTCCGCGTCGACGCGCCGGCGACCTTCGAGTACGCCTCGCTCTCCGTCCTGCCGACGACCGTCGCCGCGAACGAGACCGTGAACGCGTCGGTCACCGTCCGGAACACCGGTGACCGCGATGGCAACACGACCGTCACCCTCACCGCGAACGGCACAGCCATCGACAACGCGACGCGGACGCTCGGCGCCGGCAACGAGACGACCGTCGACTTCTCGACGGCCTTCGAGTCGCCCGACACGTACGCCGTCAGCGCCGGCGGCCTGCCCGCGCGGACGGTCACGGTGCTCGAACCCGCGACCTTCACCTACAGTAACCTCACCGTCACGCCCGATACGGTCGACGCGGGCGCGAGCGCGAGCGTCTCCGTCACCGTCTCGAACACCGGCGGCATCGGCGGCATCGATACTGTGACGCTCAGCGAGGGCGGCCAGAACGTCACCAACGCCAGCGTCTACGTGGACGCGGGCGCGAGCGAGACGGTGACGTTCGAGCGCGTCTACACCGAGCCCGGCACGCAGACGCTCGGCGTCGGCGACCGCACGACGACGCTGAACGTCACGGCGGTCGACGCCGTTCCGCCGAGCGTCGTCCTCGCGGAGCCGTCGACCGGTGACGTCGCCTACGGCGCGACGCTCTCCTTCCGCGTGCGCGACGAGACAACGAACGTCACGGACGTCACGGTGAACGCGACGACGTCCAACGGCACCGTCGAGCGCGTCGACCTCCTCGACGCCACGGACGCGACGAACGACACCACCGTCGCCGTCGACACCGACGGCTGGCACGAGGGCGACGCGACCGTGAACGTTACGGCCGTCGACGCCGAGGGCAACGCGGTCACGAAGACCTACCGCTTCGACCTCGTCTCCGCGCCCGCCTTCACGGGCGTCTCGCCGACGACCGAGTCCGGCGAGACCCCGACCGTCACCGTGACGTACGCCGACGACGGGCCCGCGCCCGAGCACGCGGAATCCGGCATCAACGCCTCGAGCGCGACCCTCTCCGTCGACGGCACACCCGTCGACTTCGACGCCACCAGTGCGACTGAGGCGAGCGTCACGCTCGACGCGCTCGCGTCCGGCACGCACAGCCTGAAAGCGGTCGTTTCGGACGACGCCGGTCACACGAGTGCGCGCACGTGGACGCTCGACGTGGACGCGGACGCGCCCACGGTGAACGTCACGCCACGCAACGCCGTGGTGAGCGACGGGTCGCCGTTCGAGGCGGCGGTCGTCGCGAACGACCTGGCACTCGCGAACGCGACGGTCGTCTACGCGAACGAGACGGCGGTCGTGCACACGGAGAACGTCACCGACCGCGCGCGCCTCACCGGCGGGACGGTCACGACGACGTGGGACGGCCGCAGTGACGGCGCGTTCGTCGCCGACGGCACGTACACCGTGACCGTGAACGCGAGCGACGCCTACGGCCACACCGCGACCGCGAACACCATCCTCCGCGTCGACACGACCGGGCCGACGGTCACGGACGCGGCGGTGACGCCGACCGCGACGAACGCAACCGGCACCGTCACGGCGAATGCGACGTTCGCCGACCCCGCCAACGTGACGAGCGCGACCTACGTCCTCCGGAAGACCGGCACGGGCGTGCGGGTGAGCAACACGACGACCGGCGACGTGGCGTCCGCGACGTTCGACGCGAGCGACTTCGTCGTTGACGGCGACTACCGCCTCACCGTCGTCGCGGTCGACGACGCGGCCAACCGGAACAGTACGGCGACGGACGCGACCGTCACCGTCGACTCGACGCCGCCCGAACTCGCCGCGAGCGTCACGAAGAACGGCTCGAACGGCACCGTGACGGTCGCGACGCCGAGTGGCGAGAACGTCTCGAACCTCAGCGGCACCGTCGCGCACGACGGGGGCACGACCGAACTCACGAACTTCACCACCATCGGTGACGGCTCGTACAACGCGACGTTCAACGCCACCGACGGCGGCGTCTACGACGTCACCGTGAGCGGGAAGGATAAGGCCGGGAACGTCGGGCACGCGAGCGCGAGCGCCGAGATTCGGACGGTGAGCGAGCAGAGCAACGTCACCGTCTACCTCGAGGACTCCGGCATCGTCGCCGAGCTGAACCTCACCACGACGGTCGATCAGGGCTTCTACTCGATGTCCGGGAGCGACCGACCGTCCCAGAAGCTCCCGTCGAACGCGTCGAGCGTCTCGACGCTCGTCGGGCAGGTCAGCCAGAGCATCGAGGGGAACATCACGACCGGCTCCACCGTCGCGTTCCCCGCGACGGGCGCTGTGAACGCGAACGGCGGGAACTCCTTCACCGTCCAGTACTACGACGCGCGGGACGAGTCGTGGAAGAGACAGGACACTACGCGCGTCGAGAACTACAACGTGACCGACGGTAACGGAAACGAAGTCGTGAACGACACCTACTGGGTGGCGAACGTCAGCCACTTCTCGACGTACACCGGTTCCGTAGAGGACAACACCCCGCCGACGATCGGGTTCGAGTCGCTGAACGCGCCCGCGAACGCGACGTCCGCGTGGGTGAACGCGACGATTACCGACGACAGCGGCGTGAACGCGAGCACCGTCACGCTCGCGTGGAACGGGGGCGACGTCACCGGCGAGGCGTCCGTCACCGAGACGCCCGACGGGAACGCCACCGTGGCGTACGAGGCGACCGGCCTCGAACCCGGCGCGTCCTACGACGTGACCGTGAGCGCGAACGACACGAAGGCGAACGCGAACACGACGAACGCGACGTTCACCGTCGACCCGGACACCGTCGAGCCGACGGCGACCATCGACTCGCCGACCGACCACGAGGCGTTCCCCGCCGGGACGGAGTCGGTCGACCTGAACGCGACGTTCGGTGACGCGGACTCCGGCGTCGCGGACGTGAACGCAACGCTCGACGGCACGCCCCTCACCGGCGCGAACTTCACGGCAGGCACGTTCAACGCCACCGTCTCGCCCGGCACGGGCGAGCACACGTTCGCCCTCGCCGTCACCGACCGCGCCGGGAACGTGACCGAGACGAGCGCCACCTTCACCGTCCGCGAGGACACCGCGGGTCCGGTCGTCGACGTCACCTCGCCGAGTGAGAAGACGTACGAGAACGACACGACGAGCGTACCGCTGATCGCGAACGCGACGGACATCGCGTCCGGCGTCGACTCCGTCACCGTCCTCGTCGACGGGACGGACGTCACGGCCGACGCGAACACGACGGACTACACGAACGTCACGGCCGACATCGCGGTCACGCCCGGGAGCACGCACGCCGTGAACGTGAGCGCGACCGACGACGCCGGCAACACGAACTGGACGAACGTCACGTTCGACGTCGCGCCCGACGAGGGCGCACCGACCGTGGACATCACGCCGGCCGACGGCACGACCCTCTCGAGTAGCACGACGAGCGTGAACGCGACCGTGGCCTACTCGGACGACCTCTCCGCCATCGACCCGACGGACGTCACGCTCCAAGTCGACGGCACGAACGTGAACGCGAACGCGGACGCGATGCTGACCGCGAAGAACTCGACGCGCGCGAACGTCACCGTCTCGAACCTCTCCACGGGGTCGCAGCACAGCATCATCGCGACCGTCACCGACGCCGCCGGGAACACCGAGACGGTGAGCGCGACTCTCTCGGTCGCCGACGGACCGTACCTTCGGGTGACGAGGGGGGGCCTTTCCGCCGCCACGCTCGACGCCGGCGACACGCTCACCGCCGGCGAGAACGTCACCATCACCGCCGACGTGGCGAACGTCGGCGACGAACCCGGCGAGCGCGACATCACACTCCAGCAGAACGACACCGTCGTCGCCGCACAGACCGTCACGCTGAACGCCGGCGCGACGACGACGCTGGCGTTCGAGCGCACGCTCGGGACGCCTGGAACGTACGCGTTCGCGGTCGGCGAGACGAGCGCCGGCACGGTCTCCGCCGACGCGAACTACAGCGTCATCGGGAGCGTGAACGCGACGTCGCTCACCGAGGGCGACGGCGTCACCGTCACCGTCACCGGGACGAACGAACTCGCGTCGGCGCAGACGGTGAGCGTCACCGTCGCGGTGCCGAACGCCTCGCTCTCCACGCCGGTGTCCCTCGACCTCCCGGCGAGCGGCCAGAACAGCACCACCGTGGCGTTCAGTACCCTCCCCGCCGGGACGCACGACGTCCTCGTCGGCGGGCAGGTCGTCGACACGCTCGACGTCGCCGCCGCGAGCGACGGGTCGACACCCGGCGCCCCGGACGAGAGCGACGACACGACCGACGAGAGCGATAACTCGGCGGACGACGACGACGACTCGACGCCCGCCCCGCCGGTGAATGAACCGACGGTCACGCGCACGGTGAACGCGGGCGCCGTCACCGTCGACGTCACGAACGTCCCCGACAACGGGACGGTCGACGTGCCCGCGAACACCACGGGGACGAACCCGAACGCGACGCTCAGCGGATTCAACATCGGGCTGAACGGCACGACCGACACGACGTTCACCATGTCGAACGACACGGGTTCGACGCCGGCACTCGACGCCGGTGACCCGATTAGCTACTTCAACATCAGCCACGAGGTCGCCGAGGAGGACATCGCCACCGTGTCATTCACGTTCACCGTCACGGCGAGCGAGCTCGACGCGCGCGGCCTCTCGACGTCGCAGGTCGCGCTCTACCGCCACCACGACGGCGCGTGGAACGCCCTCGAGACGTCCTTCGTCTCCCGCGACGGTGACACGCTGACGTTCGAGGCGACGTCGCCCGGCCTCTCCGTCTACGCGGTCGGCGGGTCGCCCGCCGAGTTCGCGGTGACGGACGCCACGGTCGACACCACCGAGTCGTCCACGGGCGAGTCGGTGACGGTGCGCGCCACCGTCGAGAACACCGGCGGCTCCGCCGGCGAATACACCGTCCCGCTCGTCGTTGACGGCGCCACCGTCGACGAACGGACCGTCTCCCTCGACGCGAACGAGGAGACGACGGTGGCCTTCGAGCACGCCTTCGAGTCAACCGGGAGCCACTCCGTCGCCGTCGACGACGCCGACGCCGGCAGCGTCAGCGTCTCCGAGGGCTCGAACGCCCAGCAGGGCTCGACCACGACGCCCGTCTCCAGTCAGGGTGACCTCCCGGTCGTGCCCATCGTCGTGATGCTCGTCGTCATCGCGCTCCTCGTCGTCGGCCTCTACGTCTACCGCGAGGACCAGCGCTAG